The nucleotide window TCTCCGCCAAGTTCGGCGCTTTCGCGGGCAGGGTCTCGAATGAAGTGGGTTTGTACCCAGCTCACGGAAGTACCGTAACTGGTTACGGCGAGCCAACCGTTCCCCTCGTCCTTTTCCACGAGGACCGTGGCGCCTTTGCGGAGCGTACCGGTATCGGGGAAGCTGTCAGTAGGGCCGGCGCGCAGTTTGACCTCTTCATCGATCACAACTGCTTTATAAGGTTGCGATTCCGCCGACGCGGTGACCGCAAAAGACAGCGCGAGCAACCCGACGAGCGGGATTCGGAGCATGGGGGATTCTCCGGGTCAGTGCTCATGGATTCGAGCGTTACTCCACGCATACCATGACCCCGGAACCGATCAAGGTCGGTCGGCGGCGGCGCAAGGGTCCTATCCTGACGGGGACGCTCCTAACCCGGATTCTCCTTACCTCCTCGGTGCCCGATGTCGAACCCCACGCTCGCCGAACTTGCGCGCATGTTCGATCACTCACTGCTCCAGCCGAACTTGACCGACGCGGACCTGGAGCGCGGTTGCCTGCTGGCGCGCGAGTTGGGAGCCGCGTCGGTGTGCATCAAGCCCTACGCCGTTCGCCTCGCGGCCAAACTGCTCGCGGGGAGCACCGTTCAGGCGAGCACCGTCATCGGGTTCCCGCACGGCGCGCACCTTACGGCGGTCAAGGTGTTCGAGGCCGAACGCGCGATGGACGACGGGGCCACCGAACTCGATATGGTCGTCAACATCGGCAAGGTGCTGAGCGGCGAGTGGAACTACGTCGCCGACGACATCGCGGCGGTGGTGCGTGCGGCTCACGACCGGGTCGCAAAGGTGAAGGTGATCTTCGAGAACGCTTACCTGAAGGACGAACACAAGCGCGAGTTGTGCCGGATTTGCGGCGAGGTGCGTGCCGACTGGGTGAAGACGAGCACCGGCTACGCCGAAACCGGTGCCACGATCGAAGACTTGAAACTGATGCGCGAGCACAGCCCGGCGTGGGTACAAGTAAAGGCCGCAGGCGGCGTTCGCACGTTCGAGAAGTTAATGGAGGTGCGGGCGATCGGGGTGACCCGGGTCGGCGCCACCGCGACGAAAGCCATCCTCGACGACGCGAAGGCAAAGGGCGTTGTGTAGCGC belongs to Gemmata obscuriglobus and includes:
- the deoC gene encoding deoxyribose-phosphate aldolase codes for the protein MFDHSLLQPNLTDADLERGCLLARELGAASVCIKPYAVRLAAKLLAGSTVQASTVIGFPHGAHLTAVKVFEAERAMDDGATELDMVVNIGKVLSGEWNYVADDIAAVVRAAHDRVAKVKVIFENAYLKDEHKRELCRICGEVRADWVKTSTGYAETGATIEDLKLMREHSPAWVQVKAAGGVRTFEKLMEVRAIGVTRVGATATKAILDDAKAKGVV